One part of the bacterium genome encodes these proteins:
- a CDS encoding NYN domain-containing protein: MSKTWIVDGYNFIRQSPRFSELEIRDGDQGRAAALRWLGRFGQRTGEKVWVVFDAYSGLHSQMQKERIHGLTVWASRGGYTADEEIIALAREMRDAAVVISSDRMIQEAAVKAGASILKSQEFEREVAKILEGPAFEDEAEERAARRPGRGQAFRPPKEKKKALALLKKYQ; this comes from the coding sequence ATGTCCAAAACTTGGATCGTCGACGGCTATAACTTTATTCGGCAAAGCCCCCGCTTTTCGGAGCTGGAAATCCGCGACGGCGATCAGGGCCGGGCCGCCGCCCTGCGTTGGCTGGGCCGATTCGGCCAGCGAACCGGCGAAAAAGTCTGGGTGGTTTTCGACGCCTACTCCGGCCTGCACAGCCAGATGCAAAAAGAGCGGATCCACGGATTGACGGTCTGGGCCTCGCGCGGCGGCTACACGGCCGATGAGGAGATTATCGCGCTGGCCCGGGAGATGCGGGACGCGGCGGTGGTGATCAGCTCCGACCGGATGATCCAGGAAGCCGCGGTCAAGGCCGGGGCTTCGATCCTGAAATCGCAGGAATTCGAGCGCGAGGTCGCCAAGATCCTGGAGGGCCCGGCTTTCGAGGACGAGGCCGAGGAGCGGGCCGCCCGCCGGCCCGGCAGGGGCCAGGCTTTCCGGCCGCCGAAGGAAAAGAAAAAAGCCTTGGCTCTCTTGAAGAAATACCAGTAG